TTATCTGATTACGGCCGCCCAGGAAATTATTTTCAGCGGCAGCTGGAGCGTTGGACGGGGCAATATCGGGCTTCCGAGACACAGCCTATTGCGGCGATGGAAGAGTTGATTGAATGGCTTGGCAGTGCGCTTCCGGAAGACGATGGTCGGATAGCTCTGGTACACGGTGATTACCGCCTCGACAATATGATTTTCCACCCTAAAGAAGCCAAAGTGATCGCCCTGCTGGATTGGGAACTTTCTACGTTGGGCCACCCATTTGCCGATCTTGCCTATCAGTGCATGCAAATGCGTATGCCTGCTGGGGGTGACAAGATGTCCGGCCTGTTGGGGCTGGATATTGCCTCGCTGGGTATCCCCTCTGAACAGGCCTATGTGGCCAAGTATTGTGAGCGTATGGGGATTGAGGGCATTGATCACTGGCCTTTTTATTTAGCGTTTAGTTTTTTCCGTTTAGCGGCGATAGTCCAGGGCGTGGCCAAACGCGCACAGGATGGCAACGCCTCTAATCGCAATGCGGCCAGCCTCGGCGCCCTGGTAGCGCCACTGGCACAAACGGCAATGAGCATTGCCAGTGAGGCGAGTTAGTTAGAAGGTCATCTCGATACAATTTATTTCGCTTTTTATTGTGCTTTGGAAAAATGATAAGGATAAAAAAATGGCAAAGAATCTTTTTGATCTCACCGGAAAAATTGCTCTGGTAACCGGTGCGAGCCGAGGTATTGGTGAGGCAATTGCAAAACTTTTGGCAGAGCAGGGCGCCCATGTGCTGGTATCCAGCCGAAAAATTGAAGGCTGTCAGGCTGTTGCCGATGCGATTGTCGATGCCGGCGGTAAAGCGGAAGCGGTGCCTTGCCATATCGGCAATATGGAAGATATCCAGAAAATGTTTTCCGATGTCCGCGAACGCTTTGGGCGGCTGGATATCCTAATTAACAATGCGGCTACCAACCCCTATTTTGGTCATATTCTTGATACCGACCTCGCGGCTTTTGAAAAAACGGTTGAAGTGAATATTCGTGGCTATTTCTTTATGTCTGTGGAAGCGGGCAAGTTGATGCGTGAGCAGGGTGGTGGTGTGATTGTGAATACTGCCTCGGTCAATGCCCTGCAGCCTGGTGTGGGGCAGGGAATCTATTCCATCACCAAGGCGGCAGTAGTCAATATGACCAAAGCCTTTGCCAAGGAGTGTGCCCAGTTTAATATCCGTGTTAATGCCCTATTGCCTGGGCTGACCAAAACCAAGTTTGCCGGGGCACTCTTCACCCACGAGGATATTTATAAAACCGCAATCGGCCATATCCCTATGCACCGTCACGCCGAGCCTGAGGAGATGGCGGGTACAGTACTCTACTTAGTTTCCAACGCCTCCAGTTACACCACGGGCGAATGCGTAGTGGTGGATGGCGGAATGACTTCCTGTGGGGGAATTTAATATGCAAGATCCAATATTGGATTTCGACAACCAGGTTGCCCTAATTACCGGCGCCGCCAGTGGTTTTGGCAAACTGCTGGCTAAAGAGTTGGGATCTCGCGGAGCGCGCTTGGTACTTGGAGATATTAATGAAGAGGGCCTGATGCAACTCGCTGATGACCTGGGTAGTGATGGTATCCAGGTGCGCGCTCAACGTTGCGATGTTTCCTCTGAAGCGGATTGCGTTGCTCTGGTGCGACTGGCCGAGTCTGAGTTCGGTGGCCTGAATATGGCGGTTAATAATGCCGGTATCGCTCCGCCGATGATGTCCCTGAAGCAGACTGACGAAGCGATGATGGACCATCAATACAATGTAAACCTGAAGGGCGTATTTTTCGGTCTCAAACACCAGCTGCCATTAATGAAAGATCGTGGCGGTGTGGTTCTCAATGTTTCCTCTATGGCAGGGCTGGGGGGTGCACCCAAAATTGCCTCCTATGCGGCCGCCAAGCATGGGGTTATTGGACTGACCAAAACTGCAGCAATGGAAAATGCCAAGTACGGTATTCGAGTGAATGCCATTTGCCCATTCTATTGCCTGACGCCAATGGTGACTTCTGTGGAGGCCCCAGGGGCCAGCCCGGAAGAGGTTCAGGCTTTTCTCGCCGAAGGTTGTCCGATGAAGCGTCTTGGTGAGCCGGAAGAAGTAGTAGCGGCTATGTTAATGCTACTCTCTCCGAAGATGACTTATGTTACCGGCCAGGCACTGGCTGTGGATGGCGGTTTATCGGCTTATTGATAGCTGAGGTGGATCAAAATAGGTGCTGTTAATACCTGCACTGCCACCCCTGAAGATTTATTGCCGAGCAAGGGAGAAGGCAGATAGGTGTTAACAGCCCACAACCTGATATTTTTTTGGTTGATGAAAACCAGTCCGCGATGGAGAATCCTAAAAGCAAGTTTATTGCGAAAGGTTTTTGCAGATATTGGCTTCTGGTGCAACGCTATATCGCTTTAGGAGAGCTTCGTATATTCCTTTATTGCATAGCTGTCTGAGACCGTGATTGAAGGCATCTCTGTCTGCTTTATTTTTAAATGCCATTTTAAATGTCAGAACAGGTACAACGATTGTATGGATATCGACCTCATTCATAGAGTGGCCATCTTTAGAGGAGAAATAAGAAAAAATACTTTTATCAATGATTATAATTGAGTTGTCTTCCCTCCAGAATTCCTTTACCTGATCTTGAGAGCTTTCTAATTCTACATAATTCTTTGCACCTATCTTTCCGGGAGAGAAGAGCTGGCTAAATTCTGGCCCAAGATCCTTGTGTGCTCCTGTCCAGGTTATTACGTGGTGTCCTACTAGATCCTTTAGTTGATTGATTTTAATTTGATCTTTTTTACGGCTGATTGCGTAGTTGATAAAAGCTATATAGTCATTTGAATAATAGAGGTCTCCATTATTTCCGTGTACGTTCGCTTCGGCCTCTGCCATACCTCGCTCTATTGCTCCAAGAATCTCCCCCCAGCCCATTTGGATAAAAGAGATGGTGTAATCTGGAAGAGACTGGGTGATGACATCAACTTCTAACCCACTCTTCGCTTGATTGATGACATAGGGGGGGGCATCCTGAGATATGGCAATTTTCAATTCTTTGGCGTGGCTTGAGAAGGCGAAGCAGATCAGGAGTAGGCTAAGATGCGATAATATTTTTGCTGGCATATTGATTTCACTTGCTTAGCGGATATCTGAGGTTAATAGGGTAATGTAGATATATTAGGCTAAAGACAATATTTTTTTTGATATGGAGTTTTTGTCTTTTTTTCAAAGGGGGCAAAGGAATATGAGTCTTCGATGTAATAAGTTATTAATGAAGATAGTGTTCTAAAGGGAATATTCAAAGTAAAAATTGATTTCTAAAAAGAATATGGGAAGTCTTAAAGGCGCTGGGAGAGACTCTATAAGAAGATTAGAGATTACTCAGCGATGAATTAACTGTTTCCCGAAGTGAATCATGGGTAAACCATCTATTGATACGAACCCAGAAGCAGCCAAGAAACCAGTTTGGGAGTAGATGGTTGAAATTAAGTGATCACTTATGCTGAGGAAAACTGCTGGGGTTTATGAGTAGGTTATCTTTCTGCTCTCTCTCTAGAGTTTTAAGGGTAAAGAATTTTTGTTGCTACTTTTTATCGCTGTCTTTGAGTTTAAGAAGTCAGAGCGAAGCAAGAGATTGACGGACGATGTTTAAATGGGAAACCGGCATCCCTCTTCTAAAGAATGCACCGGTAAAGTCAATTTCTTGAACTTTTATAAAGTTAGAGACTAGTGGGCTTCCCCAGTAAGGATTTGTTCCCCACCAGCCATATCGACCAGCGCTTCTGGGGTTTCTCTGCAGAAAATTGATCGCTTGCTGAACATTGTCATATCTGAGATAAAAAATTCTATTATCGAAGACACTATGTGCATCGAAGATTATCAGGTGGTTTAGGGATATGCCTTTGCGACCGAGTAAATTGGCCAGGTTGATGGCCGTGGTTCCCCCACGGCTGTAGCCAAGCAGTAATAAGTGCTTCTGCTGTAGAGATGCCCCCACTAGAAAATCCCGGGCTTTACTTTTTTCAGTTGGACCGAACATGGCCCCACCCATTTCGGTTACCCAAGCCCTCAAAGCTTGGTTATCACCGGCATTGGAGCCACCCGCGCCATAGATGCCCACCACGGCCAGCTCACTCTTTGTAACTTTATTGTTTATAAGTGTCATTTTGCACTGCAACGACACTGATGCTTAAGTGTAGAAATAGACGTAGCACACTGGTAAGAGAGCTACTGTTTCTATGGCAGAATCCGACAGCGTTTCTGCGCTGCCTTACGCAGTTCTCGGGGTAAGACCGGTTCCGCAATATTATTTTGTTGTTGGCGCCATTCTTGGCAAAGAGCAACATAGTTTTCGGCACTAACCTGGCTGCGTAATGTCTGCCATGGGTCTTCCTTTACTTCAGGTTCTGGCCGAGGAGGTTGCCACTGGGCAATTTCTTGAGTGGTTAGTTGAATCTCATGATTCTGAGTCATAGCGGGGGTTCGGGCACCAAGGTGCTGTGCCGGATGTACCAACATTAAAAAAGCGGTCACCAAAGCGCAACTCAGGGAGGCTCCGGATAAGATTCGGCCTATATCCTTTTTCGGTTGATAGCCTTTTGCCTGTAATAAGATTCCACTGTCTAACTGTTGCGGTGAGGTAAAAGCTGACGCCTCTTCGCGGTATTGGTGCTCCCAGTTACTCATGCTTCTACCTCAATCACTCTTTTATGGCCTCCACTTGCCAGGGTTTTGCTTGAGATCCGTAGATCAGGGTTTCAATTTGTTGTCGAGCCAACTGGTAATACTCTCGACATTTTTTCAGTGAAATACGCTCTATATCCGCTACTGAGGCCAGGGAGAGTTTGCACTCCATATGCAGTAATAATACGTTGCGCTGAAGCTTGGGGAGTTTTTGAATAGCTGCGACAACCTTACTCTCACTGGTTAATGCCTCAGATTGTGTAGTGCTGTCTACATGTTCCCGTAGAGCTTTGTTGACTTGAATAAACAGCCAGTTTCTAAATAGCCGGCCATGAAGTTGCGGAGGGTTCTGTAAGATATTTTCCCACAGGGCCTGTAGCAACTGTGTGGTTGAAGAGGGTGCCATTTGTACGCAGTAGCGATAGAGAGCGTCTTTGTGGCGGTTATACAGTGGCTCAAATACAGCAAGACTGCGTTTCTCCCGGTAATGCTCGAGCAGTTTTTCATCAGAAAATTGTTGGAACGCTTTGCGAGACAAAGTGTTGTGCCTCCGTACGCAGTGAACCCGAAAGCCAGAGGTGGCTTAGGTCTGGATTTATGCGTCGTTGATCATAAAAATTGTAGTCGGTTTAGACATTAAATTTTTTATCCAAGTGAACAACTTTGGGTGCCTATTGCTTTTAGATCCGCCCAAGTTCTCTTGGCCTGCGAAGTATAGATGCCCCTGCTTAGCCAGGGCTTACAGAGGGTAACGGGTAACGCCATAACTTGATGAACGGTCGTTTGGCGCTTTAAACCTTTTTCTGAAGGGTAATTGGCGCGCAATGAATTTTTTTGACTCAAAAATTCTCTTAATAAAGAGTGTTTTCTTTAAAATTGTCGATGTTCGCTTTGTTTGAAAATATGACAGAAAAAATGCGACCGGTTCTGCGGGGGCAGGGCAAACTATTTATAAAAAATAATTTGCTTGAGAAGTCTCCCGGTTAGTGATGTGTCGGCAAATCCGGCAGTGGTAGAGGCAGTTGTAAGGGACCGTGTTCGGCGCGCAGATCTGTTAGCCTCAGACCTACGCCAAGCAGGCGAATGGGAGTCGATCGTTTATCCCAGCATTCCTGCAGTAACTGGCGAAATTCAGAAATTCGACCTGCGCGACTATTGCGTTCATGAGTACTCTGGGAAAAGTCAGCATATTTTACCTTTACGGTGGCACCATTTACCTCATAACGATCACCGAGTTTTTCCAGGCGTTCCAGCAGTCGCGTATACAGGTGAGTCATTTCCTCCAACCATTCGTTAAACTCACAGAGATCCTTGTTAAAGGTGCGCTCCACACTGACACTCTTGCGAGAGCCATCTCCACTCACTGGGCGATCGTCGATGCCGCGGCTCAGTTCATAGAGACGGCGCCCAAACTTCCCAAAGGTTTTACTCAACTCCACCTGGGAATAGCGCCTGAGGTCGGCACAGGTGTGAATTCCTTGGCGGTGCATTTTCTCTGCTGTTACTCGGCCCACACCATGGATTTTGTTCACCGGTAAACGCAATACGAATTGATCTACTTCCTCTGGCGTGATTACCGTGAGTCCATCGGGTTTACGCCAGTCACTGGCGATCTTGGCCAGGAACTTGTTTGGGGCAACGCCGGCTGAGATCGTAATGCCAAGGGTCTCTCTCACTCTTTGGCGGATCTCCTCCGCCATTAATGTAGCGCTACCGTGGCAGCGCCCACTATTACTGACATCTAGAAAAGCCTCATCCAGCGAAAGGGGCTCAATATCGTCACAGTAATCGAGGAAAATTTCGCGGATCTGCTGACTGACTTCACGGTATTTGGCCATGTTGCCGGGTACTACAATC
The DNA window shown above is from Microbulbifer variabilis and carries:
- a CDS encoding phosphotransferase — protein: MSETVKESRNSVEALPLEKLQEYLSANVEGFSGPLKVSKFSGGQSNPTFKLETPSNTYVLRRQPPGKLLKSAHAVDREFRVMSALADTDVPVPKVFHLCEDRDLIGSMFYLMEYCEGRIFWNASIPEVDAPARSAMYDEMNRVLAALHSLDIDSLGLSDYGRPGNYFQRQLERWTGQYRASETQPIAAMEELIEWLGSALPEDDGRIALVHGDYRLDNMIFHPKEAKVIALLDWELSTLGHPFADLAYQCMQMRMPAGGDKMSGLLGLDIASLGIPSEQAYVAKYCERMGIEGIDHWPFYLAFSFFRLAAIVQGVAKRAQDGNASNRNAASLGALVAPLAQTAMSIASEAS
- a CDS encoding SDR family oxidoreductase, which gives rise to MAKNLFDLTGKIALVTGASRGIGEAIAKLLAEQGAHVLVSSRKIEGCQAVADAIVDAGGKAEAVPCHIGNMEDIQKMFSDVRERFGRLDILINNAATNPYFGHILDTDLAAFEKTVEVNIRGYFFMSVEAGKLMREQGGGVIVNTASVNALQPGVGQGIYSITKAAVVNMTKAFAKECAQFNIRVNALLPGLTKTKFAGALFTHEDIYKTAIGHIPMHRHAEPEEMAGTVLYLVSNASSYTTGECVVVDGGMTSCGGI
- a CDS encoding SDR family NAD(P)-dependent oxidoreductase — protein: MQDPILDFDNQVALITGAASGFGKLLAKELGSRGARLVLGDINEEGLMQLADDLGSDGIQVRAQRCDVSSEADCVALVRLAESEFGGLNMAVNNAGIAPPMMSLKQTDEAMMDHQYNVNLKGVFFGLKHQLPLMKDRGGVVLNVSSMAGLGGAPKIASYAAAKHGVIGLTKTAAMENAKYGIRVNAICPFYCLTPMVTSVEAPGASPEEVQAFLAEGCPMKRLGEPEEVVAAMLMLLSPKMTYVTGQALAVDGGLSAY
- a CDS encoding substrate-binding periplasmic protein, whose product is MPAKILSHLSLLLICFAFSSHAKELKIAISQDAPPYVINQAKSGLEVDVITQSLPDYTISFIQMGWGEILGAIERGMAEAEANVHGNNGDLYYSNDYIAFINYAISRKKDQIKINQLKDLVGHHVITWTGAHKDLGPEFSQLFSPGKIGAKNYVELESSQDQVKEFWREDNSIIIIDKSIFSYFSSKDGHSMNEVDIHTIVVPVLTFKMAFKNKADRDAFNHGLRQLCNKGIYEALLKRYSVAPEANICKNLSQ
- a CDS encoding RNA polymerase sigma factor, which translates into the protein MSRKAFQQFSDEKLLEHYREKRSLAVFEPLYNRHKDALYRYCVQMAPSSTTQLLQALWENILQNPPQLHGRLFRNWLFIQVNKALREHVDSTTQSEALTSESKVVAAIQKLPKLQRNVLLLHMECKLSLASVADIERISLKKCREYYQLARQQIETLIYGSQAKPWQVEAIKE
- the dinB gene encoding DNA polymerase IV, giving the protein MRKIIHCDCDCFYASVEMRDDPNLRGRPLAVGGSSDRRGVISTCNYEARSYGVRSAMPTAQAKKLCPDLIVVPGNMAKYREVSQQIREIFLDYCDDIEPLSLDEAFLDVSNSGRCHGSATLMAEEIRQRVRETLGITISAGVAPNKFLAKIASDWRKPDGLTVITPEEVDQFVLRLPVNKIHGVGRVTAEKMHRQGIHTCADLRRYSQVELSKTFGKFGRRLYELSRGIDDRPVSGDGSRKSVSVERTFNKDLCEFNEWLEEMTHLYTRLLERLEKLGDRYEVNGATVKVKYADFSQSTHERNSRAGRISEFRQLLQECWDKRSTPIRLLGVGLRLTDLRAEHGPLQLPLPLPDLPTHH